A window of the Dermatophagoides farinae isolate YC_2012a chromosome 2, ASM2471394v1, whole genome shotgun sequence genome harbors these coding sequences:
- the LOC124499039 gene encoding putative palmitoyltransferase ZDHHC24 encodes MFWKKRYSELLSSIFFLSMIIIVFIFEVFVIRPYLLESNVSNFVTLHLFMAIFLLINTCLNLYLVVHTDTSIIGMVMPSITPLPPQWHYCYVCESNTPPRSFHCKTCNRCILRRDHHCVFTSCCIGYKNYKYFMGLLFNVGFACTYATIMHWHYIWLNINHLGLWAIAAHSVPLGFYLLGMIDLWTTCCNIISMLCIVGAIFASGLFIYHFNLLRMNRTTYERAKSIADYDLSDWQKNLSETLGDRWLLLIFLCPLIKSSLPGDGVHFQTKQEKYLQNKQI; translated from the exons atGTTTTGGAAGAAACGTTATTCGGAATTGTtatcatcgatattttttctatcgatgattattattgtattcaTATTCGAAGTATTTGTGATACGTCCATATTTGCTGGAAAGTAATGTGTCCAATTTCGTTACATTGCATTTATTCATGGCCATCTTCTTACTTATTAATACTTGTTTAAATCTTTATCTGGTTGTACATACGGATACATCGATCATCGGTATGGTAATGCCTTCTATAACACCATTACCCCCACAATGGCATTATTGTTATGTATGTGAATCGAATACACCACCACGTTCATTTCATTGCAAAACATGTAATCGTTGTATATTACGACGTGACCATCATTGTGTTTTCACAT CCTGCTGTATTGGCTATAAGAATTACAA aTATTTTATGGGCCTTTTGTTTAATGTTGGTTTCGCATGCACTTATGCAACGATAATGCATTGGCATTATATTTGGTTGAATATTAATCATCTTGGTTTATGGGCAATCGCCGCTCATTCTGTTCCATTAGGATTCTATCTATTAGGCATGATCGATTTATGGACAACTTGTTGTAATATAATATCAATGCTTTGCATTGTTGGTGCTATATTCGCTTCCGGTTTATTCATCTATCATTTTAATCTGTTACGAATGAATCGTACAACATATGAAAGAGCCAAATCGATTGCCGATTATGATCTAAGtgattggcaaaaaaatctTTCGGAAACACTTGGTGATCGTTGGCTATTGTTAATATTTCTATGTCCATTAATTAAATCAAGTTTACCCGGTGATGGTGTACATTTTCAAACTAAACaggaaaaatatttacagaataaacaaatttga
- the LOC124495723 gene encoding uncharacterized protein LOC124495723, with protein sequence MASVNVNRNLTDQFYRYKMPKLLAKVEGKGNGIKTVIVNMVDIAKALNRPPMYPTKYFGCVLGAQVNCDVKNERYIVNGSHDAARLQDLLDGFIKKYVLCASCDNPETTLLVNHKKGTISATCKACGHLGSISSQDKLTTYILKCPPDQQNAPGASVSKRKKKEREEKCRKDGQNGRSGSPQHDSDEFTAENGDQDNDWCDPTEVAEDLDNSALKKLTLNDDLEKSVQQRMQIFYDFVKEKTLTNGPIDVAIQKEILSEAERLEVKDKAAIVLCEVLFRDPTKIPEKIKANRNLFLRFTLDNPKCQKYLIRGFELTVKEFPIELLPRVATILKTFYDEDILDEKVLIDWADKKKSAVKELGTQIFERAQKFIDWLKIAEEEDDDDDDEEEEDEVQVVYDERSRPDKIIELEEKKQSEEVKKLLNKDKDLDIDIDAIFFFAFHSFIMISMSQEEIIANTKTVIQGLEALKNENCTILSGLLQSLQLVKETSKGSDVNTRLMEEKATIIRKSIESIELGLNEAHVMMALAGHLQSIEAEKQKFRAQVRRLCQENSWLRDELANTQQRLQVSEQTVAQLEEEKRHLEYMNSLKKYETGEANVSEESYTSKSKTDNEKDPLDLGFPDDDDDDNVHPEGLTSTPPGCQMATGGNPGYEIPARLRTLHNLVIQYASQGRYEVAVPLCKQALEDLEKSSGHDHPDVATMLNILALVYRDQYKYKEAANLLNDALAIREKTLGENHPAVAATLNNLAVLYGKRSRYKEAEPLCKRALEIRERVLGKNHPDVAKQLNNLALLCQNQGKYDEVEKYYMRALEIYESALGPDDPNVAKTKNNLASAYLKQTKYKEAEALYKEILTRVHEREFGNINEENKPIWQLAEEREERKNGTPTISDYGGWYKAVEINSPTVATTLKNLVALYRKIGKMDAAEVLEDLTAARINKDNHEVSSNRQGKFTYLNNSDYKDNQQLKDKRRSFFKDSFEHGSRESLENNGTIEMITSPSSSSSPKMINTQNISENNNHRNSLSSSSSIRRLVLSSSFGNLVEHTSGGNSNLSKIGLKSKLFSAFGFPPPPPTSPN encoded by the exons ATGGCCAGTGTTAATGTTAATCGTAATTTAACCGATCAATTTTATCGGTATAAGATGCCAAAATTATTGGCAAAAGTTGAAGGAAAAGGCAATGGCATCAAAACGGTTATTGTCAATATGGTTGATATTGCTAAAGCATTGAATCGTCCACCAAtgt ATCCAACCAAATATTTTGGTTGTGTTCTTGGAGCACAGGTTAATTGTGATGTAAAAAATGAACGTTATATTGTGAATGGATCACATGATGCAGCACGTTTACAAGATTTATTAGATGGTTTCATTAAGAAATATGTTCTTTGCGCTTCTTGTGATAATCCTGAAACAACATTGTTGGTTAATCATAAAAAAGGTACAATTAGTGCCACATGTAAAGCATGTGGCCATCTGGGATCAATTAGCTCACAGGATAAATTGACCACATATATATTGAAGTGTCCACCGGATCAACAAAATGCACCCGGTGCATCAGTGAGTAAACGAAAGAAGAAAGAACGTGAAGAAAAATGCCGCAAAGATGGTCAAAATGGTCGTAGTGGTAGTCCACAACATGATTCCGATGAATTTACAGCCGAAAATGGTGATCAGGATAATGATTGGTGTGATCCAACTGAAGTTGCCGAAGATCTGGATAATAgtgcattgaaaaaattgacgcTAAATGACGATCTTGAAAAATCTGTTCAACAACGaatgcaaattttttatgattttgtCAAG gAAAAAACTTTGACTAACGGACCGATTGATGTAGCCATTCAAAAGGAAATTCTTAGTGAAGCTGAACGTTTAGAAGTTAAGGACAAAGCTGCCATTGTTCTTTGTGAAGTTTTATTCCGTGATCCAACTAAAATTCCTGAAAAGATCAAGGCTAatcgaaatttatttttacgC TTTACATTGGATAATCCCAAATGTCAAAAATATCTGATTCGTGGTTTTGAATTGACTGTCAAAGAATTTCCCATTGAATTGCTTCCACGTGTTGCCACCATTTTGAAAACATTCTATGATGAAGAtattttggatgaaaaagTTCTTATCGATTGGGCTGATAAG aAAAAATCTGCTGTCAAAGAATTAGGAACGCAAATCTTTGAAAGAgcacaaaaatttattgattggcTTAAAATTGccgaagaagaagatgatgatgatgacgatgaagagGAAGAGGACGAAGTGCAAGTTGTTTATGATGAACGAAGTCGACCagataaaattattgaattggaagaaaagaaacaatCGGAAGaggtgaaaaaattattaaataaagataaagatttagatattgatattgatgctATT tttttttttgcatttcattcattcatcatgattagTATGTCTCAAGAGGAAATCATTGCCAATACTAAAACGGTCATACAAGGCTTGGAAgcattaaaaaatgaaaattgtaccATATTATCTGGCCTATTACAATCATTACAATTGGTTAAGGAAACATCTAAAGGTAGTGATGTGAATACACGTTTGATGGAAGAAAAGGCAACAATCATTAGAAAAagtattgaatcaattgaattgggCCTAAATGAAGCTCAT GTAATGATGGCCCTAGCTGGACATCTACAAAGTATCGAAGCggaaaaacagaaatttcGTGCACAAGTAAGACGTCTCTGTCAAGAGAATTCGTGGTTACGAGATGAATTGGCAAATACTCAACAAAGATTACAAGTTTCCGAACAAACGGTGGCCCAATTAGAGGAAGAAAAACGACATCTTGAATatatgaattcattgaaaaaatatgaaactGGTGAAGCTAAT GTTTCCGAAGAAAGTTATACATCAAAAAGTAAAACTGATAACGAAAAAGATCCATTAGATCTTGGATTtcccgatgatgatgatgatgataatgttcacCCTGAGGGACTAACATCGACACCACCTGGATGCCAGATGGCTACCGGTGGTAATCCCGGTTATGAAATTCCGGCTCGTTTGCGTACATTACATAATCTGGTTATACAATATGCATCGCAAGGGCGATATGAAGTAGCCGTACCATTATGTAAACAAGCATTGGAAGATCTGGAAAAATCCAGTGGTCATGATCATCCGGATGTGGCCACAATGTTGAACATTTTAGCCCTTGTATATCGTGATCAATATAAATACAAAGAAGCAGCCAATCTATTGAATGATGCATTGGCTATTCGTGAGAAAACATTAGGTGAAAATCATCCAGCTGTAGCGGCTACATTAAATAATTTGGCCGTATTGTACGGAAAACGATCACGTTATAAAGAAGCTGAACCATTGTGTAAACGTGCATTAGAAATACGTGAACGTGTTCttggaaaaaatcatccaGATGTTGCAAagcaattgaataatttagcCTTACTTTGTCAAAATCAAGGAAAATATGATGAAGTTGAAAAGTATTATATGCGTGCATTAGAAATCTATGAAAGTGCACTTGGCCCAGATGATCCAAATGTGGCcaagacaaaaaataatcttgCATCCGCTTACCTGAAACAAACTAAATATAAAGAAGCTGAAGCCCTTTATAAAGAGATATTAACACGTGTTCATGAAAGAGAATTCGGTAATattaatgaagaaaataaaccTATTTGGCAATTGGCTGAAGAACGTGAAGAAAGGAAGAATGGAACTCCAACTATTTCCGATTATGGTGGATGGTATAAAGCGGTTGA aaTTAATAGTCCAACTGTTGCAactacattgaaaaatttggtgGCATTATATCGTAAGATAGGAAAAATGGATGCAGCCGAAGTTCTTGAAGATTTGACTGCTGCGCGAATCAATAAAGAT aaTCATGAAGTATCGAGCAACAGGCAAGGCAAGTTTACTTATTTAAACAATAGTGATTATAAAGACAATCAACAACTCAAAGATAAACGACGATCATTTTTTAAGGATAGTTTCGAACATGGATCTCGGGAATCGTTGGAAAACAACGGAACAATCGAAATGATtacatcgccatcatcatcatcatcacccaaaatgataaatacaCAGAACATCAGTGAAAATAACAATCACAGG AattcgttatcatcatcatcatcgattcgtCGTTTAGTATTATCCAGTTCATTTGGTAATCTAGTGGAACATACTAGTGGTGGTAATAgtaatttatcaaaaattggtttaaaatcaaaactaTTTAGTGCATTTGGTTTTCCTCCTCCTCCTCCGACATCACCAAATTAA
- the LOC124499040 gene encoding 40S small subunit processome assembly factor 1 — MSRQNFRKNNKFQTSKRKLEPNEFDLEKARHEVFNLGIKGFSDKDKRAAKRELAIRLGATPKKPRGKNIQQHLQEVRERKQREREEREQQQQQNHTSGTTLKRKKQKPQPKKKGLNEVRGMDYQLGRFRDGVQYLSRQDIEKITKNKRLR, encoded by the exons ATGTCAAGACAAAATTTCcgtaaaaataataaatttcaaacatcaaaaagaaag cttgaaccgaatgaatttgatctTGAAAAAGCACGCCATGAGGTCTTTAATTTGGGAATTAAAGGATTTTCTGATAAAGATAAACGTGCAGCCAAACGTGAACTTGCCATTCGATTAGGCGCAACg cCAAAAAAACCACGTGGTAAAAATATTCAGCAACATTTACAAGAAGTTCGTGAACGTAAACAAAGAGAACGGGAAGAacgtgaacaacaacaacaacaaaatcatacATCAGGAACCacattgaaacgaaaaaaacaaaaaccacaACCCAAGAAAAAAGGATTAAATGAAGTACGAGGAATGGATTATCAGTTAGGACGATTTCGAGATGGTGTACAATATTTAAGCAGACaagatattgaaaaaatcacaaaaaataaacgattacgttga